One genomic segment of Oscillospiraceae bacterium includes these proteins:
- the proC gene encoding pyrroline-5-carboxylate reductase — protein MIVGFIGVGNLASSVISGMRKSDSFKKTMLFLFDNYPEKAKAFQNEYTIVCSSEAEVIANSDCIFIAIKPADFETTLKTIRDTAELTGKFFVSTAAAVTTEYISSRLGGAPVVRTMPNLPIANGFGATAVCGGQGIDDKQIQFVCDIFGASGICVILPEEQMNKVIAVNGSSPAYVYIFVKAMADWAVLNGFDEKVARQLVAQSFKGSAEMILKSDTSLDDLVKAVCSPGGTTTEAVKVFNESDFGDVISKAMDACTAKAELLKK, from the coding sequence ATGATTGTAGGTTTCATCGGAGTCGGAAATCTTGCGTCCTCGGTGATTTCCGGGATGAGAAAGAGCGATAGCTTTAAAAAGACAATGCTTTTTCTCTTCGATAACTACCCCGAAAAGGCAAAAGCCTTTCAAAATGAGTATACAATCGTCTGCTCTTCGGAGGCAGAGGTCATCGCCAATTCCGACTGCATCTTTATCGCCATCAAACCGGCGGATTTCGAAACCACTTTAAAAACAATCCGCGACACGGCAGAATTGACCGGCAAATTCTTTGTCAGCACCGCCGCCGCTGTGACGACAGAATATATTTCCTCTCGGTTAGGAGGTGCTCCGGTCGTCCGAACCATGCCGAACTTGCCGATTGCAAATGGCTTCGGTGCTACCGCCGTCTGCGGAGGGCAGGGGATTGATGATAAACAAATTCAGTTCGTCTGTGACATCTTCGGGGCAAGCGGCATCTGTGTAATCTTACCTGAAGAACAGATGAATAAAGTAATCGCCGTCAACGGCAGCAGTCCGGCATATGTTTACATATTCGTAAAAGCGATGGCCGACTGGGCTGTTTTAAACGGATTCGACGAAAAAGTCGCACGGCAGCTTGTTGCTCAGTCCTTCAAAGGTTCCGCTGAGATGATTTTAAAATCCGATACGTCGCTTGATGATTTGGTCAAAGCGGTTTGTTCCCCGGGCGGTACGACTACCGAAGCCGTCAAGGTTTTTAACGAAAGCGATTTTGGTGACGTTATCTCAAAGGCAATGGACGCTTGTACCGCCAAAGCCGAACTCCTGAAGAAATAA